A genome region from Micromonospora peucetia includes the following:
- a CDS encoding DUF1360 domain-containing protein: protein MIDLREKVARLRQAYAPHEHRPLGGYLAAMGTYAGVTAGIAALVRVTGRPVPERPATADVVLLGIATHKLSRLLSKDAVTSPLRAPFTRYDKPIGSGEVMEQVRDQGSSTRHAIGELLSCPFCLAVWVATGLTGGLVLAPRLTRLVATALTAVAVSDFLQMAYAVAQQDAEGGDHDED from the coding sequence GTGATCGACCTGAGGGAGAAGGTGGCGCGGCTGCGCCAGGCGTACGCGCCGCACGAGCACCGGCCGCTGGGCGGGTACCTGGCGGCGATGGGAACCTACGCCGGGGTGACCGCCGGCATCGCCGCCCTGGTCAGGGTGACCGGTCGCCCGGTGCCCGAGCGCCCCGCCACGGCCGACGTGGTGCTGCTCGGCATCGCCACTCACAAGCTGAGCCGACTGCTGTCGAAGGACGCGGTGACGAGCCCGCTGCGGGCGCCGTTCACCCGGTACGACAAGCCGATCGGCAGCGGTGAGGTGATGGAGCAGGTCCGTGACCAGGGCAGCTCCACCCGGCACGCGATCGGAGAGCTGCTGAGCTGTCCGTTCTGCCTTGCCGTCTGGGTCGCCACCGGGCTCACCGGCGGGCTGGTGCTCGCCCCCCGGCTGACCCGACTGGTGGCCACCGCGCTGACCGCCGTGGCCGTCTCGGACTTCCTCCAGATGGCGTACGCGGTGGCCCAGCAGGACGCCGAGGGCGGCGACCACGACGAGGACTGA
- a CDS encoding SCP2 sterol-binding domain-containing protein, producing MVDATTRFFEDLDRREYEPLLAKSSGTLRWDLHEGARTTHWLVRIDHGRVQVSQEDQEADAVVGTSPKLFDDLATGREDGIAALLRGDMTVTGDPRLVVQLERLFPSPPDSRGPRRRFEAHGEVR from the coding sequence ATGGTGGACGCGACGACGAGGTTCTTCGAGGACCTCGACCGGCGGGAGTACGAGCCTCTGCTGGCGAAGTCCTCCGGCACCCTGCGCTGGGACCTGCACGAGGGTGCGCGGACGACGCACTGGCTGGTGCGGATCGACCACGGGCGGGTCCAGGTGAGCCAGGAGGACCAGGAGGCCGACGCGGTGGTCGGGACCAGCCCCAAACTCTTCGACGACCTCGCGACCGGTCGGGAGGACGGGATCGCGGCGCTGCTGCGGGGAGACATGACGGTGACGGGGGACCCCCGACTGGTGGTGCAGTTGGAGCGGCTCTTCCCCAGCCCGCCGGACTCCCGGGGCCCACGCCGGCGTTTCGAGGCCCACGGGGAGGTGCGGTGA
- a CDS encoding 3-deoxy-7-phosphoheptulonate synthase: MTTPETDRVSDQRIDRVVPLTTPALLHHELPLDDTLASAVLAGRRAVGRVLDGADDRLLVVVGPCSVHDPAAALEYAHRLRAAADRVADDLLVVMRVYFEKPRSTVGWKGLINDPGLDGSGDVNTGLRTARALLLDVLRLGLPVGCEFLDPITPQYIADTVAWGAIGARTVESQVHRQLASGLSMPIGMKNRPDGSIGTAVDAIRAAGVPHVFPGIDVSGTPAILHTRGNADGHLVLRGGGGRPNYDAESVAGALDLLRAANLPERVVIDASHANSGKDHRNQPRVAADVAAQLDAGQRGIVGIMLESFLLPGRQDLDPTRELTYGQSVTDACIGWDSTEEVLTHLAAAVRTRRPTPAPA; encoded by the coding sequence GTGACGACCCCGGAGACCGATCGGGTCAGCGATCAGCGGATCGACCGTGTCGTGCCGCTGACCACCCCGGCCCTGCTGCACCACGAGTTACCCCTCGACGACACGCTCGCCTCGGCCGTACTGGCCGGGCGGCGCGCGGTCGGCCGGGTGCTGGACGGCGCCGACGACCGCCTGCTGGTGGTGGTCGGCCCGTGCTCGGTGCACGATCCGGCCGCCGCCCTGGAATACGCCCACCGGCTCCGCGCCGCCGCCGACCGGGTGGCCGACGACCTGCTGGTGGTGATGCGGGTCTACTTCGAGAAGCCGCGCTCGACGGTGGGCTGGAAGGGCCTGATCAACGACCCCGGGCTGGACGGCTCCGGCGACGTCAACACCGGCCTGCGTACCGCCCGCGCGCTCCTGCTCGACGTGCTGCGCCTGGGGCTTCCCGTCGGCTGCGAGTTCCTCGACCCGATCACCCCGCAGTACATCGCCGACACGGTGGCGTGGGGCGCGATCGGCGCGCGGACGGTCGAGAGCCAGGTGCACCGGCAGCTCGCCTCCGGCCTGTCGATGCCGATCGGCATGAAGAATCGCCCGGACGGCAGCATCGGCACGGCCGTGGACGCCATCCGGGCCGCCGGCGTACCGCACGTCTTCCCCGGCATCGACGTCTCCGGCACGCCCGCGATCCTGCACACCAGGGGCAACGCCGACGGGCACCTGGTGCTGCGCGGCGGCGGTGGGCGGCCCAACTACGACGCGGAGTCGGTGGCCGGCGCCCTGGACCTGCTGCGGGCGGCCAATTTGCCCGAGCGTGTGGTGATCGACGCGAGCCACGCCAACAGTGGCAAGGACCACCGCAACCAGCCGAGGGTGGCCGCCGACGTGGCCGCCCAACTCGACGCCGGCCAGCGCGGCATCGTCGGGATCATGCTGGAGAGCTTCCTGCTCCCCGGCCGCCAGGACCTCGATCCGACCCGCGAGCTGACGTACGGCCAGTCGGTCACCGACGCCTGCATCGGCTGGGACTCCACCGAGGAGGTCCTCACCCACCTGGCCGCCGCCGTCCGCACCCGCCGCCCCACCCCCGCCCCCGCCTGA
- a CDS encoding DUF3817 domain-containing protein: MGAALTRYRVIAWIVGVALILLVVIGMPMKYGFDDPILVETVGQAHGFLYMLYLVAAFDLSRRAGWPLKRMVLVMLAGTVPFVSFYAERRVSSWVTAEQSERTPEPVAG, translated from the coding sequence GTGGGCGCAGCTCTGACCCGTTACCGAGTCATCGCCTGGATCGTCGGCGTGGCGCTGATCCTGCTGGTCGTGATCGGCATGCCGATGAAGTACGGCTTCGACGACCCGATCCTGGTGGAAACCGTGGGTCAGGCGCACGGCTTCCTCTACATGCTCTATCTGGTGGCCGCCTTCGACCTGTCCCGCCGGGCCGGCTGGCCGCTGAAGCGGATGGTCCTGGTGATGCTGGCCGGCACGGTGCCGTTCGTCTCCTTCTACGCCGAGCGCCGGGTCAGCTCCTGGGTGACCGCGGAGCAGTCCGAGCGCACCCCGGAGCCGGTCGCCGGCTGA
- a CDS encoding PPOX class F420-dependent oxidoreductase — MTDDETQRALTELIAGHRLGVLATLRRDGRPQLSTVIYASDSEAALIRVSVTDGRAKTANLRRDPRASFHVSSADGWAYAVAEARAELTPTATDPDDATVAELVDLYRAIQGEHPDWADYRRAMVAERRLVLRLHVERLYGAPPRA; from the coding sequence GTGACGGACGACGAGACCCAGCGGGCGTTGACGGAACTGATCGCCGGCCACCGGCTGGGGGTGCTGGCCACGCTCAGGCGGGACGGACGCCCCCAACTGTCCACCGTCATCTACGCCTCCGACAGCGAGGCGGCACTCATCCGGGTCTCGGTGACCGACGGCCGGGCCAAGACCGCCAACCTGCGCCGGGACCCGCGCGCCTCCTTTCACGTCAGCAGCGCCGACGGCTGGGCGTACGCGGTCGCGGAGGCGCGCGCCGAGCTGACGCCGACGGCCACCGATCCGGACGACGCGACCGTGGCGGAACTGGTCGACCTCTATCGGGCGATCCAGGGTGAGCACCCGGACTGGGCCGACTACCGGCGGGCGATGGTCGCCGAGCGCCGCCTCGTGCTCCGGCTGCACGTCGAACGCCTCTACGGCGCCCCGCCACGCGCCTGA
- a CDS encoding DUF6158 family protein, which translates to MMTGSVRQDDFGSPEQRMPEWDGDHVHDRASGEADPPDGDLLGVDPAELGDEDLIREMHSLHRTRLDTLRHAADSALANHLRRTAELETEYLARHPGREVDPSRLRDA; encoded by the coding sequence ATCATGACTGGATCTGTACGGCAGGACGACTTCGGCAGCCCGGAGCAGCGGATGCCCGAGTGGGACGGCGACCACGTCCACGACCGGGCCTCTGGCGAGGCGGACCCGCCCGACGGCGACCTGCTCGGCGTCGACCCCGCCGAACTGGGCGACGAGGACCTGATCCGGGAGATGCACAGCCTGCACCGCACCCGCCTGGACACCCTGCGGCACGCGGCGGACTCCGCGCTCGCCAACCACCTGCGGCGCACCGCCGAACTGGAGACCGAGTACCTCGCCCGGCACCCCGGCCGCGAGGTCGACCCGAGCCGGCTGCGGGACGCGTGA
- a CDS encoding CBS domain-containing protein, whose protein sequence is MTTVGEFMTTRLVTMDGNDTLTAAAQEMRDSAIGDVVVTDGDRVIGIVTDRDIAVRGVAENMDPNATPLNRITSKDVITVSQYDDAVAAADLMRTYAVRRLPVIDDGRLIGLVSMGDLAVEREPQSVLADISADEPNN, encoded by the coding sequence ATGACAACGGTCGGAGAGTTCATGACGACCCGGTTGGTGACGATGGACGGCAACGACACGCTGACCGCCGCGGCGCAGGAGATGCGCGACAGCGCCATCGGCGACGTGGTGGTGACTGATGGAGACAGGGTCATCGGCATCGTGACGGACCGGGACATTGCGGTCCGGGGCGTGGCGGAGAACATGGATCCGAACGCGACTCCGCTCAACCGGATCACCAGCAAGGACGTGATCACGGTCAGCCAGTACGACGACGCGGTGGCCGCCGCCGACCTGATGCGGACCTACGCCGTCCGCCGGCTGCCGGTGATCGACGACGGGCGGCTGATCGGCCTGGTCTCGATGGGCGATCTCGCCGTGGAGCGGGAACCGCAGTCGGTGCTCGCCGACATCAGCGCCGACGAACCCAACAACTGA
- a CDS encoding sigma-70 family RNA polymerase sigma factor codes for MARNRATGASEGTVGNVDKKIGMRTDEVAEERDLVGVYLHEISRTPLLDAAREVDLSKAIEAGLYAEHLLGEDRADVDRDDLEKLVAEGERAKDLFIRANLRLVVSIARRYVRSGMPMLDLIQEGNTGLVRAVEKFDYVRGYKFSTYATWWIRQAISRAIAQQERTVRLPVHLVEDVNRMRNVARQLTRELGSDPEPEQIAAALGVTVERVNELVRWSQDTVSLDTPVGDDGDTRLGDLVADSDAPSPEEIVLTGLERQRIEGLLNHLDDRSAGIMRARYGLEDGREHSLTEVASRFSLSRERIRQLEIQALGRLRELARAEGLQAA; via the coding sequence ATGGCAAGGAACCGGGCAACCGGCGCGAGCGAGGGGACCGTGGGCAACGTGGACAAGAAGATCGGCATGCGAACCGACGAGGTTGCCGAGGAGCGCGACCTGGTCGGCGTCTACCTTCACGAGATCTCCCGGACGCCGCTGCTGGACGCCGCCAGAGAGGTCGACCTCTCCAAGGCGATCGAGGCCGGCCTCTACGCCGAGCACCTGCTCGGCGAGGACCGCGCCGACGTCGACCGGGACGACCTGGAGAAGCTGGTCGCCGAGGGCGAGCGGGCCAAGGATCTCTTCATTCGGGCCAACCTGCGGCTGGTCGTGTCGATCGCCCGCCGTTACGTCCGCTCGGGCATGCCCATGCTGGATCTGATCCAGGAGGGCAACACGGGCCTGGTGCGGGCGGTCGAGAAGTTCGACTACGTGCGCGGCTACAAGTTCTCCACCTACGCGACCTGGTGGATCCGCCAGGCGATCAGCCGGGCGATCGCCCAGCAGGAGCGCACCGTGCGACTGCCGGTGCACCTGGTCGAGGACGTCAACCGGATGCGCAACGTGGCCCGGCAGCTCACCCGTGAGCTGGGCAGCGACCCGGAGCCGGAGCAGATCGCGGCGGCCCTCGGGGTCACCGTCGAGCGGGTCAACGAGCTGGTCCGCTGGTCGCAGGACACCGTCTCGCTGGACACCCCGGTGGGCGACGACGGCGACACCAGACTCGGCGACCTGGTCGCCGACAGCGACGCGCCCTCGCCGGAGGAGATCGTCCTCACCGGGCTGGAGCGGCAGCGGATCGAGGGCCTGCTCAACCACCTCGACGACCGTTCGGCCGGCATCATGCGGGCCCGCTACGGGCTGGAGGACGGCCGGGAGCACTCGCTCACCGAGGTGGCCTCGCGGTTCTCGCTCTCCCGGGAGCGGATCCGGCAGCTGGAGATCCAGGCGCTCGGCCGGCTCCGCGAGCTGGCCCGGGCCGAGGGACTTCAGGCGGCCTGA
- a CDS encoding M16 family metallopeptidase: MPDSGYPWPIETTRLDNGLRVVVSEDRTAPAVAVNLWYDIGSRHEPEGQTGFAHLFEHLMFEGSVNVAKTEHMKLVQGSGGSLNATTNPDRTNYFETVPAEHLELALWLEADRMGGLVPALTQETLDNQRDVVKNERRQRYDNVPYGDAWLRLLPLLYPPGHPYHHATIGSMADLNAADLGTFQAFHRTYYAPDNAVLTVVGDASAAEVFALADKYFGAIPPRAQIPPAPDGRTVPSAGRPVVETVTADVPAPRVYVAHRTHPFGSPGYDVMTVLATVLGSGRGSRLYQRLADGERIAQPDLVGAYGVDLAHAPAPLIATATARPGVSAERLTAGLAEVVDELATVPVTVTELDRAKSLLSTSWWRQMATVDGRADTLGRYATQFGDPAKAAERLPAWLAVTAEQIAEAAAEVLAADDRVTLTYLCEEKP; this comes from the coding sequence ATGCCCGACAGCGGTTACCCCTGGCCCATCGAGACCACCCGACTGGACAACGGCCTGCGCGTGGTGGTGAGTGAGGACCGCACCGCCCCCGCGGTCGCTGTGAACCTCTGGTACGACATCGGCTCCCGGCATGAACCCGAGGGGCAGACGGGCTTCGCCCACCTCTTCGAGCACCTGATGTTCGAGGGCTCGGTCAACGTGGCGAAGACCGAGCACATGAAGCTGGTGCAGGGCTCGGGCGGCTCGCTCAACGCCACCACCAACCCGGACCGCACCAACTACTTCGAGACCGTTCCCGCCGAGCACCTGGAACTGGCGCTGTGGCTGGAGGCGGACCGGATGGGCGGCCTGGTCCCCGCGCTGACCCAGGAGACGCTGGACAACCAGCGGGACGTGGTCAAGAACGAGCGGCGCCAGCGCTACGACAACGTGCCCTACGGCGACGCCTGGCTGCGGCTGCTGCCGCTGCTCTATCCGCCCGGGCACCCCTACCACCACGCCACGATCGGGTCGATGGCCGACCTGAACGCCGCCGACCTGGGCACCTTCCAGGCGTTCCACCGGACGTACTACGCGCCTGACAACGCGGTGCTGACCGTGGTGGGCGACGCCTCGGCCGCCGAGGTCTTCGCGTTGGCCGACAAGTACTTCGGCGCGATCCCGCCCCGCGCGCAGATCCCGCCCGCGCCGGACGGCCGGACCGTCCCGTCCGCCGGCCGGCCGGTCGTGGAGACGGTCACCGCCGACGTGCCGGCGCCGCGCGTCTACGTCGCGCACCGCACCCACCCCTTCGGCAGCCCGGGCTACGACGTGATGACGGTGCTCGCCACCGTGCTCGGCAGCGGTCGGGGCAGCCGCCTCTACCAGCGCCTCGCCGACGGGGAGCGGATCGCTCAGCCCGATCTGGTCGGGGCGTACGGGGTGGACCTGGCGCACGCCCCCGCACCGCTGATCGCCACCGCCACGGCCCGTCCCGGGGTCAGCGCCGAACGGCTGACCGCCGGGCTGGCCGAGGTGGTCGACGAGTTGGCCACCGTCCCGGTCACCGTCACCGAACTGGACCGGGCAAAGTCCCTGCTGAGCACCTCGTGGTGGCGGCAGATGGCCACGGTGGACGGCCGGGCGGACACGCTCGGGCGCTACGCCACCCAGTTCGGCGACCCGGCGAAGGCCGCCGAGCGGCTGCCGGCCTGGCTCGCGGTGACCGCCGAGCAGATCGCGGAGGCCGCCGCCGAGGTGCTCGCCGCCGACGACCGGGTGACCCTGACCTACCTGTGCGAGGAGAAGCCCTGA
- a CDS encoding C40 family peptidase — protein sequence MSSLRYTLRALAVAVVSATLLAPALPARAEPSPAELTRRIENSSNQLEHVVEAHNKLREETKANQAAVAQVQRRIGPLEQETERSRADVGEMAVTAYKTGSNLTTAEALLRPGNADTLLDRIGMLDQLARQRQEKITNFTGNQRRLLDEKTRLEVTLGRQAAQAREMTAAKKRIERDLAELYELRRQAYGRATEKPAARPDSAKDAPAVSGRAGVAVRYAYGALGKPYVWGADGPNGYDCSGLTSAAWRAAGKSLPHNTRMQWGAVAHISRSELRPGDLVFYSGLGHMGLYVGDGQVIDAPSAGRNVLKRGMNLMPIQGYGRVR from the coding sequence TTGTCGTCCCTCAGATACACGCTGCGCGCCCTGGCGGTCGCCGTGGTGTCGGCAACGCTGCTCGCACCGGCGCTACCCGCCCGGGCCGAACCGTCCCCCGCCGAGCTGACCCGGCGGATCGAGAATTCCTCCAACCAGCTGGAACACGTCGTCGAGGCGCACAACAAGCTCCGGGAGGAGACCAAGGCCAACCAGGCCGCCGTGGCACAGGTACAGCGCCGGATCGGTCCGCTGGAGCAGGAGACCGAACGGAGCCGGGCGGACGTCGGCGAGATGGCGGTGACCGCGTACAAGACCGGCAGCAACCTGACCACCGCGGAGGCGCTGCTGCGTCCCGGCAACGCCGACACCCTGCTGGACCGGATCGGCATGCTCGACCAGCTCGCCCGGCAGCGGCAGGAGAAGATCACGAACTTCACCGGCAACCAGCGCCGGCTGCTCGACGAGAAGACCCGGCTGGAGGTCACGCTGGGCCGGCAGGCGGCCCAGGCCCGCGAGATGACCGCCGCGAAGAAGCGGATCGAGCGCGACCTGGCCGAGCTCTACGAGCTGCGCCGGCAGGCGTACGGCCGGGCCACGGAGAAGCCGGCCGCACGGCCCGACAGCGCGAAGGACGCGCCGGCGGTCTCCGGCCGGGCCGGCGTCGCCGTGCGGTACGCGTACGGCGCGCTCGGCAAGCCGTACGTCTGGGGCGCCGACGGGCCGAACGGCTACGACTGCTCGGGCCTGACCTCGGCGGCCTGGCGGGCGGCCGGCAAGTCGCTGCCGCACAACACCCGGATGCAGTGGGGCGCTGTCGCCCACATCAGCCGGAGCGAACTTCGGCCCGGCGACCTCGTCTTCTACAGCGGTCTCGGGCACATGGGCCTCTACGTCGGCGACGGCCAGGTGATCGACGCGCCGAGCGCCGGCCGCAACGTGCTCAAACGGGGCATGAACCTGATGCCCATCCAGGGCTACGGCCGGGTCCGCTGA
- a CDS encoding aspartate-semialdehyde dehydrogenase produces MRIGIVGATGQVGGVMRQVLVEREFPAEQVRLFASARSAGRTLPWRDGEVTVEDAATADYSGLDIVLFSAGKSTAKELAPRVAATGAVVIDNSSAFRTDPEVPLVVAEVNPHAAAVRPKGIIANPNCTTMAAMPVLRPLHAEAELVSLVVSTYQAVSGAGLAGVAELDEQVRKVAEHATGLAFDGAAVEFPAPRSFARPIAFNVLPLAGSIVDDGSFETDEEQKLRNESRRILEIPGLRVSGTCVRVPVFTGHSLQINARFARPITPQRARELLDGAPGVVLADVPTPLQAAGQDPTYVGRIRADETVEHGLALFCANDNLRKGAALNAVQLAELVAAERR; encoded by the coding sequence ATGAGGATCGGCATTGTGGGGGCCACCGGCCAGGTCGGTGGCGTGATGCGGCAGGTGCTGGTGGAACGGGAGTTCCCGGCGGAGCAGGTGCGGTTGTTCGCCTCGGCGCGGTCGGCCGGGCGTACCCTGCCCTGGCGGGACGGCGAGGTGACCGTGGAGGACGCGGCCACCGCCGACTACTCCGGGCTCGACATCGTGCTCTTCTCCGCCGGCAAGAGCACCGCGAAGGAGCTCGCGCCACGGGTCGCCGCCACCGGCGCCGTCGTCATCGACAACTCCTCGGCGTTCCGCACCGACCCGGAGGTGCCGCTGGTCGTCGCCGAGGTCAACCCGCATGCCGCCGCCGTACGCCCCAAGGGGATCATCGCCAACCCGAACTGCACGACGATGGCCGCGATGCCGGTGCTGCGCCCGCTGCACGCCGAGGCGGAGCTGGTCAGCCTGGTCGTCTCGACGTACCAGGCGGTCTCCGGCGCCGGCCTGGCCGGCGTCGCCGAACTCGACGAGCAGGTCCGAAAGGTCGCCGAGCACGCCACCGGGCTCGCCTTCGACGGCGCGGCCGTGGAGTTCCCGGCCCCCCGCTCGTTCGCCCGGCCGATCGCGTTCAACGTGCTTCCGCTGGCCGGCTCGATCGTCGACGACGGCAGCTTCGAGACCGACGAGGAGCAGAAGCTGCGCAACGAGAGCCGCCGCATCCTGGAGATCCCCGGGCTGCGCGTCTCCGGCACCTGCGTCCGGGTGCCCGTTTTCACCGGGCACTCGCTCCAGATCAACGCCCGGTTCGCCCGGCCGATCACCCCGCAGCGGGCCCGTGAGCTGCTCGACGGCGCTCCCGGCGTGGTGCTCGCCGACGTGCCCACCCCGTTGCAGGCGGCCGGCCAGGACCCGACCTACGTCGGCCGGATCCGCGCCGACGAGACCGTCGAGCACGGCCTCGCCCTGTTCTGCGCCAACGACAACCTGCGCAAGGGTGCCGCGCTCAACGCGGTGCAGTTGGCGGAGCTGGTCGCCGCCGAGCGCCGCTGA
- a CDS encoding M16 family metallopeptidase yields MTLIADRPGPGAARPYRFPQVIRRTVAGGQVVAAHLPGQNLAVALLLLDGGAGREPTGKEGLGAVLAKALEEGTARRDATAYALAIEGLGTELVAGLDWDSFQVSVQVPVERLSAAVELLAEAVRTPKLDPDDVRRVRDDEATALRMDWANPGPRADAALRADLFGAGNRWGRPMYGDPESVAALDVEDVTVFHSEWFIRPGTLIVAGDLDRLDLDALGATAFAGTGGGPVDRGGPIEVPTRPGRRIILVDRPGSVQSTLRLGHPSPHRAHPDHVPMTLAGTVLGGAFTSRLNHLIREVRGYTYGIRGDFASSRRFGRFGVSSSVQTAVTAPAIVEAVGEITRTRETGVTEDELAVARSWRAGQLSVELQSPRAIAAALTTLVVHDLPDDYHARLRDSLLAADVAEVSAAAAAHLRPEELALVVEGDAAVIRDELVATGLGDLVDHAS; encoded by the coding sequence ATGACGCTGATCGCTGACCGTCCCGGGCCGGGCGCCGCCCGCCCGTACCGGTTCCCGCAGGTGATCCGCCGTACGGTGGCCGGTGGTCAGGTGGTCGCCGCACACCTGCCCGGGCAGAACCTGGCGGTGGCGCTGCTGCTGCTCGACGGGGGCGCCGGCCGCGAGCCGACCGGCAAGGAGGGGCTCGGCGCGGTGCTCGCCAAGGCCTTGGAGGAGGGGACCGCGCGACGCGACGCGACGGCGTACGCGCTGGCGATCGAAGGGCTCGGCACCGAGCTGGTGGCCGGGCTGGACTGGGACTCCTTCCAGGTCAGCGTGCAGGTGCCGGTGGAGCGGCTGAGCGCCGCCGTGGAACTGCTCGCCGAGGCGGTGCGTACCCCGAAGCTGGACCCGGACGACGTCCGGCGGGTTCGCGACGACGAGGCGACCGCGCTGCGGATGGACTGGGCCAACCCTGGCCCACGCGCCGACGCGGCGCTGCGCGCGGACCTCTTCGGCGCCGGGAACCGCTGGGGCCGCCCCATGTACGGCGACCCGGAGTCGGTGGCCGCCCTGGACGTCGAGGACGTCACCGTCTTCCACTCCGAGTGGTTCATCCGCCCCGGCACCCTGATCGTCGCCGGCGACCTGGACCGGCTCGACCTGGACGCGCTCGGCGCGACGGCGTTCGCCGGTACCGGCGGCGGGCCGGTCGACCGGGGCGGCCCGATCGAGGTGCCGACCCGCCCCGGCCGGCGGATCATCCTGGTGGACCGGCCCGGCTCGGTGCAGTCCACGTTGCGGCTGGGTCACCCGTCGCCGCACCGCGCCCACCCCGACCACGTGCCGATGACGCTCGCCGGCACGGTGCTCGGCGGGGCGTTCACCTCCCGGCTCAACCACCTGATCCGCGAGGTGCGCGGATACACGTACGGCATCCGGGGCGACTTCGCCTCGTCCCGCCGGTTCGGCCGGTTCGGGGTCAGCTCCAGCGTGCAGACGGCCGTCACCGCGCCGGCCATCGTCGAGGCGGTCGGCGAGATCACCCGTACCCGGGAGACCGGGGTGACCGAGGACGAGCTGGCGGTCGCGCGCTCCTGGCGGGCCGGGCAGCTCTCGGTCGAGTTGCAGAGCCCCCGGGCGATCGCCGCCGCGCTGACCACCCTGGTCGTGCACGACCTGCCGGACGACTACCACGCCCGGTTGCGGGACTCGCTGCTCGCCGCCGACGTCGCGGAGGTCTCCGCGGCGGCTGCCGCGCACCTGCGCCCGGAGGAGCTCGCCCTCGTGGTGGAGGGCGACGCCGCGGTGATCCGCGACGAACTCGTCGCCACCGGCCTGGGCGATCTGGTCGACCACGCCTCCTGA
- a CDS encoding DUF6232 family protein, which produces MAAGKNTLLYARPGIIVTVDRFTVGRNSWQVTELTHLHTGRGPHDRVAVRAVAVTGAMIGGVGLLLGFSGGLQRLTAGAYLILGVVFLLPVLVAVLGDRWRPPAYELWGRWRGERVLLFSSDDERQFGQVTRALRRAREMNRYGGWEDPLASADPWRPNR; this is translated from the coding sequence GTGGCCGCGGGAAAGAACACCCTGCTCTACGCCCGGCCCGGGATCATCGTGACGGTCGACCGGTTCACCGTCGGACGCAACAGCTGGCAGGTCACCGAGCTGACCCACCTGCACACCGGACGCGGCCCGCACGACCGCGTCGCGGTACGCGCCGTCGCGGTCACCGGCGCCATGATCGGCGGCGTCGGCCTGCTGCTCGGCTTCAGCGGCGGGCTGCAACGGCTCACCGCGGGGGCGTACCTCATCCTGGGCGTGGTGTTCCTGCTGCCGGTGCTGGTCGCGGTGCTGGGGGACCGGTGGCGACCGCCGGCGTACGAGCTGTGGGGCCGGTGGCGGGGCGAGCGGGTGCTGCTGTTCAGCAGCGACGACGAGCGGCAGTTCGGCCAGGTCACCCGAGCCCTGCGCCGGGCCCGGGAGATGAACCGGTACGGCGGCTGGGAGGATCCGCTCGCCTCGGCCGACCCGTGGCGGCCCAACCGGTGA